CGTTACTGGCTCGAAAAGAGGTCGTGGTCGTGCGAAGCGCCAGCGTAAGGTCAAAGCGGCGATCAAGCAACAGGAGACCAGAAAGCTGATCGCAGAAAAGCAACAAACAAAAACTTCCAATAAGTAGGATACAGTTCATGTGCCCATCATCGTGAAATGACCCGAATAATGTGGAAGATCGCCCTAACGCATAAATGGAGCGGGATGGAACCTCGATGAAAACACGCTTTGCCATCTAGTTCAGCCTTGTACACCACGTTCTCAGGGCTGTATGAATTATTTTTTTTCGCTTTACGCGAGCGTGCTCTAGGCCTGGCGGATGATGCTGTCCAGCATTGATATTATATGAGCCACATTTCATTCAGCCAGGTGCCGAAGTCATATTTCGCCTATACTGCCGTTCCTATTTTAGAACATCCTGAACCAATCTGTGGCGCGTTTACATGGTCAATTCAATTCAGACCCCGCGATTGTGGCTCGTGTGTGTGGGCCCTGACCTGATAGAATGTTCCCGCGCGGAAGAAAATAGCGACGAGGCTATCTACACGAGATGGACGATATATCCTAGTACGATCTTGGTACATCATGCAAGCCCGTCGGCAATGCCTGTACAATGAACTAAAAAGCGTCTGGAAATGTGGTGCATGGAAACAAAAATACTGGCCGCCGCGTACTTATCCCGATATGCATGAGCCTCGGGCCAAGCCCGCTCTGCGAGTCGTCTTCTTTACCTCCACTCCAGCGATAATGCTCCCGTTTTTCCACTTCCCACTAAATCCTTTTTGGGGTAATAGCCCCTATGACACACCAAACTCCTTCCTGAGCTAACAATTGAGCGACCGGTTATTATCCACGCACGCACATTTGTACAAGTACATTTCACATTCAATACTTCTACCAGTGAAATCGGGCTATGCTGACGACTGCCGGTGTATGTCATCGTGAAGCCTGAATGTGAATGCTTTTTTGATACACCGGCAGACCATAACCGGATGCTCTGTGGCACGATTCGTACCTTGCTAATCCTAATTTCGTAACCTTAGTGGGGACTCTGGGTCCCAAGCACGAAGCTGTCATCGCTTGTCAAACATGTCACACGCGATGGAGCGTCTGCAGGAAAATATCCGAGATGTAGTTCCACATCTCGGCGATCCAACTAATGGTTCCGGTTCGAGGAACCACAATGTACGGGACAGCTACTATATGCATACCAAGGAAGGCACGACCCGGACATCCCACGGTCTCTGTTCGTGTTACCCCTAGGAATCACCATCACACCGGTACATGCGTGGCCGCTATCTTGGGCTAAGTATGTTGGTGGGTCAATTTTCTACCAGCACATCTTGGGGCACCTTGCTCTGCACATTCGCGCTAGCACGATCGAAACAATACCCCATCTAGATCACACCATGAAATTGAGTGTACCTGGCATTTCTACCGTGACGAACTTTAGCGATAAATACTGGGATGCCACTGGCTTGACATCTGCACCAGGTGCTGGTCTCATCCCCTTTCTTGTCACGATGGTCTTCTGGCAACGCGCATCCGCTCTCCTATTCACCTGTGCCCCTCTTATCAACGCGGCTACGCTCTCAGTGCGCGACACGTCCGTGTCATCTGACGGGTTGTTAGTCAACACAGCGTCTGGGAAGGTTCAGGGATTTTACAATAATACTGCTCACACCGTCCGTGCCTTCCTGGGTGTGCCCTTTGCAGCTGCCCCCACTGGTTCTCTACGATTCCTCCCTCCTCAAAAGCGTCAACGTTCGTCGAGCACAATCCAGGCAACGTCATGGCCACCCTCATGTCCCGGCCTGTATACCAACGATACGACCGTATACTCGCTGTTGCCGTACTTCCCTATCGCTGGGTATGATGAGGACTGTCTGTCCATCAACGTTTGGACACCGAGTACGTCCCGCTCAAAGAAAGGGCAGCTCTTTCCGGTGAACATTTACATCTACGGCGGTTCATTCGACCAGGGCGGGACATCCATCCCTACCTACGAGGCCACTGATTTGGTTGCAAACCACGATGTAAGTGTGAATCTTATTCGTCCTCGGCACTGGTAATAACTAATTCAATGAAACAGGTCGTGTCCGTTCACATCAACTACCGAGTGACGATATTTGGCAACCCAAATTCCCCTTACCTCGCTGCCAAGGGTAGTTCAACTAACGTTGGGCTTCTGGACCAGCGCTTCGCCATCGAGTGGCTCCAAAAGAATGTTGCTGCGTTTGGAGGCGACCCCAAGCGTATGATTGTGTTCGGTCAGAGTGCTGGTTCAATCAGTGCCGGCTACCTTCCTTTCGCCTACCCGAACAACCCTATCATTACTGGGATCGGTGAACTCAGCGCATCTATCCTTATCCCTAACGCCGCCGTTATTATGCCTGAGATTGCACAAGGCAATTTTACCGACCTTGCGACCACTGTCGGATGCGCCTCAGGTACCGACAAGCAAATCTTCGAGTGTATGCAAAAAGTCCCTTGGAAGACGCTCATAGATAATATCGTCGGTCATACAGAAAAGAACTACCTGTTCCGCATTGTTGCAGATGGTATTACTGCATTTAACGACATTCCTACTAGAATCGCAGCTGGTAAACTCGCCAAGATACCCCAGTTTAGCGGCCAGTTGGATCATGAAGCCGACTCGCTCGTTCCGTTCAGTTTTGACGGCATCAACCAGACTGCTGCGGATGAGTTTACCTATAACATCATCGTTTGCCCGGCGGTGAGGGAGGCACAGTAAGTTCCCACGTGTCTCACTCCACTCTTCTCTTATTGATCGTCACTCGACCACAGGCTTCGTGTTAACGCTGGGCTCACAACTTTCCGCTACCGCTACTCTGGCGTTTATCCCAACCTTTCACCCTACCCTTTTATTCGCGCATACCACACTTCAGACGTACCTATGTGGTTCGGCGCAGTGAACACGGTTCGGGGGCTCAAGGAGAAAACCACAGCCGAGCAAAAGAAACAATCCGCATACATGCAGGGTGCATTGGCGGCGTTTACCAAGGACCCAAAGGAAGGGTTGGCCAAGTACGGGTGGCCACTCTAccaaggcaacaagggcaagACTTTGGTTCACTTGGATCCAAGCAACAGCTCAAAGCTTGTCGTGCTTGAGAACCCGGCCGAGTTTGATGCCCCTTGTGGTTCCACATAATAGGGGTCATTTGATGAATTCATGATGTTTTGATATTTGCGATTTGTTTTCGATATTATGGACTTGAGATTGGCTGTTTGTACATTTACTTGGTTCAATGGAATTAAACAAGGGCGATCTTGGCGAGAAGCAATTGGCTTTGTGATTATATACGCCAACAACAGGTTCTAAATCCCGTCTTGATAACCCATTGCATCTTATTTCGCGCAACCCTATCCCTTGGACTGCCACAGAAATACAGCCCAGGGCCAAGGTCACACCCAGCAAACCCGCGTTGGGGACCGATGAGCTTACCAATTTGTGGGTTCAACTGTATACTGAATACATCGGCTGTCTGTAGAGCGATCTGAGGACCGGGCAAACGTTGGGCAACAGCGATCGGCTGTGCTTTCTCACCTTGTGGCGCGAGGAAATCGATTCGATTCAAAAGTTCCCGAGTGGTTATGCGCGAGCCCTTATGCGAACCTAATTTGGCATAATTAGCGCCACTAGGAAACACGGTCATATGCATTGCGAAGCCCCTAGTGCTGGGGTATTTGCTTACCAAAGCACGCGCCACCTTCGGGCCCGTGGACTGGAAAAGATTTCAAGGGACGCTACTTAAAACAACTGGGTGAGTATCGAGCCGTTGTTATTACAACATTCATAACAGCGGCTGACATCTACAAAGAGTTGCCACGTTTGGGACCCTACAGTCTCTCATAATCATGACGATGTAGCGCAACGCATGGCACTTCTCCGCGACCCACTCAGAATTCTGCTATGGTTGTTAGCCCAGAAGTCTCCTATGAATAATCTAGAATCCTCGATCAAATGCGACATAGGCTGTGATAGTACGGCGAGATTCTTTCAAAGGGCCAGTGGAGTGCGCAGATGGCGCATACCATGGCCATTAGGAAGTTGGATGGGTACTTGCTTTGCTGCGGTCGTTTGCCTTTCGATCTACGTAGATGTAACTTCCAGGAGCGCGAATACCCATATAATTCGATTTAGTAATCAGATTGGTATTATGCCAGCGTTCCGGATGATTTCCACCGCGTTGATGGTTCATCATAGCCCCCCTTCCAGTGTTCATACGGATGCGCGGATTAGCCGAATCCTATTGTTTTACGCCGTTCATGGCCAGTAGCCTGAGCTCACCGTGCAAATGCCTATTTCTGGCACTCCGAACCTGAGTGGCACTTATTTTGGTCCAGGATTAGATGATCAGACGTTCGATTTTTCACGAATGAAACCTCCCAATAGCGGTGATCGCGCGATCTCAGATTAAAACATCAAATTGTTTTCCTTACTCCAAAAAGATGGACAGCTGACGCTGGAATGGGAATGGTTTCTATGCACATTCACAAGCATGAGAACAGATAATTAATCAAGTTGGTACAATAGATTGCTCAGGCCGATTCGCAAAATAGTATTTTTCAGATTTGGGCTAAAAAATATGCCACTCGGCACCCGGTGATATGAAAATTTTCAAAAATAATTTGGAGTACCATTATTCAACGCATGGGGCTGGCTCCCACTTGCCTATTTGGGAGCTCAGAGTATCTCATCCTGGTTTCGGTCTATCGCTAATGAGCTGATTTATCTTAGTTGAGTGGGGGCGCGTTTCCCCTTCTGAAAAGGGTTTTGTGCATGAGATCTCTATTTCTGCGAGAAAGTTGACGTTCCCAGAGAGCTCGCGGGGTCCTACTCCGATCGTCGTGAGGCAGCTACGGAGAGCCCTGTGAGCTACAGTCAGTTTGCTATTCGCGCAGACAATGATTGGTCCAAGCTCCCAGAAGGCTGCTAACGGACAGCTTACCACAACCGTATGTATGCATTTTCCCCGAAGTGATTGCTGTCGTACAACCGCGACGCGTAGTAACGCAGGCGCAAACACCGATACACAGTCGAATTCAAATAGTGCGTCACCTCGATTTCTGGCTCACAACCGTGATGTCCAGCCAAGACTCTTCCTCGTCACCCGCATCCAGTACTGTCGACATAAACTGGGAAAGTCCACCTCAGCACACACTTACACCCAACGAGGGCGCCACTGAGTTACCATCTCAGCAGAATGACGGTAGCCAAGATGTAGTTTCAGAGGCTGGTTGGTCAAGTCATGTACCAGTTGGCTAGAGCTGATTCTGACTGAGGAACAAGTTGAGCTTGAGGCGGATTCCAATGCTGAGCACTTGACTTCTAACCTTGAACCGGCCCAACCGAAATCACATACGACTTCAACCACCCCCACTACCCCCACTTGTGATCCTGCGTTCAATTTTAACGATACTAATATTCAAATAAGGGCGAGTACttcctgagtcaaagcctgCCAATTGACCATAACGGCTCTACTCAGACGGGAAATCGCTTGTTTCGTATCCATCAATTCAAACTAAACGAATTTGACCGCCTACGACCGAAGCTCGAGCAAGCCACAAAGGACGACAAAGAGCGCAAAACGGTCAAGCTCCAGGACGACGCTGACGACTTTTATAACCTTTTACTTGTACTCTACTCTTCGTAAGTGTCAGCTTATACACTTGTGGATCCAGGACTTGACGTCTTTACTTTTAGAGTATACGATCTCCGTTTTTTTAGCAGTGAAATCCTCAAATCAACCCTCAAACTTGCAACCAAGTACGCCCACCCTACTCTTCGCGCGTTTGCCATCAACGAACTCGAGAAACACGAATTGGAACCCATTGATCGATTTGAACTCTCTCGTCACTGTGGTGTTGCCGAATGGATGCCCAAGGCAATTGACGATCTATGTTGGCGAGAAGAGCCGATCACTGTAGCCGAAGCAAGGATTCTGGGCCCTGAAAAGCTTGTTGAAATAGCTACTAGGCGTGAGGGAATCAAGTTTGAGAGGGGGTCGCGCGTCAACATTAGCGGTGGGTTGTCAAGACAAACAATTGAAAATAAACCCGAACTACCGCCAGCAATTCAACCTATATCGCAAGACCTCGGGGGCATTCTTGTGGCCGGTAGTAGCCTTCTGGAGGCGACCTCGCAGGTTGCACATTCTACGTCCCAAGAAAGTCACCACACAACCAGTCCCCCCATTGATAATACTTCAACAATTCCTTTATCTGGCAAGGTATCAAGTGACACTCCTAAAACGCGGTCCACTGCCACCGCTCCAGAGTTCACTGGGTTTAGTCCTGGACCCTTTTCATTTGCGTTTGATGCCAAAGGCTCTGTATCTAAGGCCTCAGGTCCAGCCAGACAAATCAAGAACCTTCGAATGGATAGAAAGGGCCGTGCTGATTGAGTACTATGACACAACCTGTTGCCGAAGCCTAAATGAGACGATATGGGATGTGGAATGTGGAATGTGGCTGGGATGCCCACaaattgcagtgggttatgATCATATTGATTGAGCGGATGCTATGAGAGTTATTTTTGATTCCGTGAACGTGTACTGTATTAGAATATCAATTATAGAGTCCGTCTGGCCTATATCCCTTGTGTAAGTTGAGTGCCCGTTTATTGTTGTTAAGCATTTCTTAAGACAGATTAATGCACAGCCCATTTTTCTATTGGAGAATCAGTGTTGGTTCACAAGCGTTAGAGAAGAAGCCCACACACATAAGGTTTCTAATCTAATTAAGCTCAAAATAGAGAGGAAGAAACAAGACATCTATTTTGATACTGGAAGGGcgtcttgatttcagtttgTAGTTTCGCAAATGAGATTCAATCCTGGGGCCACCTAAGGgtcacggtggaccccaaaagtgcggatttctgaacgtgaaaaattgtgcgttatatgcggagtgttggcaaaatccgaccattttttccatgaatccgcatcctcaactcacccgtGTGTGTCGTTGAGGTGCGGATCCTgctattttaggtgcggatgtctggcaaaatctggacgtcatgcggattttccgcacttttggggttcaccgtgggTACAACATTCTGTTTCTAAATACCAGAGGACAGACGATACAGCGTATACAAAAATCGGGTTTGATTCACGTTTGCGTTCTACAGAGGCTTGGCATAACTATTTCTGAGAAACAAGTATAATGCCCATTTGAACCGCCCCCTCAAGCTTGAGACTTTTCACCGTACCTTCGGTGATAGTAACCTTCCCCCCAATGGGTTCCCCGTAAACTTTGCTTTCACCCCGAAGTAAAAATTGCTCAGCATATTGATTCGCAAGTTTCAAGGCCTCGTTCACGTTCCGGCTAGGATTTTGTCTTCGGTGATCCAAGAACCAATTCTGGTAAATATAAAGCAGTGTGAGCAACGGGGTAGGAGGTTTAAGCGAGACTCTTGGACTAACCCAGTAAAACCCACGTGCAAATGAATCATCAGACAGCCGCGAGCGTAACCACATGCGAAAAGAATGAAGCAAAGATGCAGTGCTTTGTTTATTGCATTCGTTGTTCAAGGGATCCAGCGGGTACTGTTTGCTTTGGACAGATTGTGGCTGATTGATTTCGCTCTTGGCTAAAATCAAGGTCGAGTTCGGACATGTGAGGTCTTTACAAATTTGTATAGGTCAAATGTCTCGATGCAGAATAAGTAGAAGAACATACTGAGGTTCACTTTGGTTGGTGGACCGAGTTGAATTAATTGCGTATTTGACGAACTTGCAAGTCCAGCGATACTAGGAAGGGCGTTGCAACCCGGCCATAACAAAATGCCCGATTGCGCCGAATTGAACTTACTCGTAGCTGCGTCCAGTTTATCCTTCCTTGTAGACTGCGGGACTATTACACCAATCTTGACGTTTGCCCTCACCTATTAAATACAGATAACATCTGTGTGAGTCTTTTGCAGTTAAGAACTTATATATGCGTGGGATAGAACTTACCATAACAGCGGCGCTTAAAGTTGCGGTAAGGCCGGAGTAATTATAGAGGCAAACCGTTTTTGGGAAACGTTTTGTGATGTGGCACAACGCAGGTAGTCCGTCGAAGCCAGAGTCAAGAATTATGCGAGTCGGACTTGATAATACTCCGGCCTTGGTATTATTAGACTGAGAAGCAATGGGGTTTGAGTTTGTACCCGCAGACTGACCAGGGCTAAACCAACGCGGAAGCACGTAGAGCTTAGGTTAGAATAGAATTGGCATATCCGTTGACCGAGTACTTACTTTGTGCTCCCACCGGGCTGTACTGAAATTTTTACGGGAGCTGGGGGAACAACGGCGGCCGAAGTTGGTTTGGCAGCTGGTTCGGGAGCTATTGCCGCTACCACGGGAGTGCTTCCGTTCGGCTGTGTACTAGGTTTCTGCCTTAAACAAGCAAATCAGTCCAAGCTGAGGTCTTGTACTTTTGATATCACTTACTTAGTATCATGTGATGGAGAATCAACCTTGTTAATGGACGGAGCAGTTGGGGGAATTTGTTTTGCGGTTGGTGATGATTGAGTGACACATGGGGTGCTAGAGGTAGATTGATTGGATGTGCTTGTCAAATGTGCTTCTGCCGAGGGATTGTGTGGCTTCGGTTTATTTGAGGCTAGTTTTGGGGGACATATGTCCATGGTACTAGCAGGGGTAGACTTGGGCTCACTAAATTCAACCCTATGACTCCAATATTAGTTGAATTCTCTGATATAATACCCAGAAAACATACCTTTCTCCTTCCAAACTGGTTCCACATAATTCTCCCGCAAGAATAGCATCTTTTGATCCTGTAAGTTTATGGTTCGGGTCCACAATATTTACTACAGAGTACAAGTTAATTTCCTATCGGCTCAGATCTCTGCAAGGACCTACCTCTCGGAGCGGGTATCTGTAAGAGATTATAGCTATCATTTGTCCAATCTGGGGACTCAACCCAGTCTTTAGCACTCCCGAAATTCCGAGTGCGGAATGCGTAGACATCGTCATAATCAGAAACATTCATTGTTGAAAGCAATGCGGCAGCCTTGGACATAGCCTGCGCGGCAATTGCAAGTGTATTTGAGGCTTGTGATAGTGCCTGAGATGCTTGAACCATGGCTAATTTATTTGATAGTAAATGGGGGTTGAACGCCGGAGACTTGTTGCCACCCGATGGCGATGGTGTGGTATCAGAATCTATTTCACGATCTGACGATCGCGAGCTCGGTGAACTGAGCACTGATGTAGGTGTATAATTATCGCTCATATTGCGAAGATATAGATAAGTTTTGTTTATCGAATTGAGGGGGAATTGGTGGGAACGTGGGATGTGGCTCAGCCATGTGGCTGTTCAAGCCTTCAGAGGGCCCTGCTTACTAATCACCTGTGTTCAACCCTTTACGACAGCAATGTTACTCACCACAATTGAGGGTATTCACAAGATCACGGCGACGAATGTATCAAAATGAGTTGCTTTCAAACCGTTTAACTATGCAACTTTGAACACTTGGTGAACCCTCACAGGTAAAAATtccattttttttttgaatCAGCACGTGATAATGGCGCTTAATTATGCTCTCCTTTCCAAATTGATTGATGTTCCTTCCACATCGATTAATTTCCCGACAAACATTGCCCAAATTATTTACTAGGAATCAAAGATACTTTAAAATGGAACTCGAGCCACCAGTGGACAGAACGATGCGAGACCTTGATCGTGCATTCTTTAAGAAAATTGTTCCTGTGACTGCAGCCCAAATTGAAGCTCGACGGACTGGTGAATTACTTAAGGCTCCCGTTTTACGACAGCATATATTGGATTTACCGAAGATCACCAATGTCGTCAGAACTAGcgatggagaagaaggaaagaGGCTACTCTTATTGGGTGCGAATAGTCCAGGTATGTTCAGACATTTGTTACCAACATATGGTTGTGTCGAGCAAAAAATTAGATCAGCTGCCTTCTGACGCAAAGGAGTATTTGGAATCAAAGGACGCAAAGCTCGTGTCCCATTCACTAGAACTTGATTACGATTACTGGACTGCAGATCAAATTTTGCGAGCAGTGCTCCCGCCGGAACTCGGGGAGGGATCTCCGACAGCCTTCTCGATCAATGGTCATATCGGTATGCTTATGGCCCTCATCCGGCTATATACGTGCTTCTAACTTGGAGCCATACCTATAAAGCTCATATGAACCTTCGAGATGAGTACTTGCCCTACCGGTTCCTCATTGGTCAAGTTATATTAGATGTAAGTAACATCTACTCAATACAAACTTTCAATTGAGTCTGACGGTGAAAGTCAGTAGAAGAACAAGGCAATTCGAACTGTTGTAAATAAACTCGATGTCATAGATACCGAGTTCCGCTTCTTCAAGATGGAAGTATTAGCAGGAGAGCCGGAGTTCATAATCAAGCACGTAAGCGCATTCATATCCTTACGCCCTGACTATATAAATACCCGAATTCCCCATTAATTTCCAGAGTGAATCAAACTGTACATTTACCCTCGACTTCTCTACTGTTTATTGGAACTCACGGCTCGCCCACGAACACGAAAGACTTGTAGACCTATTCTTGAAGCATGGTAACAATCCCACAGCCAATGACGCCCCTCACCAGGTACCACTCATCGCCGATGTATTCGCTGGCGTTGGCCCATTTGCTGTCCCCGCAGCCAAGCGTGGTGCAATTGTATATGCCAACGACTTGAATGCGGAAAGCACAAAATGGATGGAAGTCAACGTGAAAAACAACAAAGTAAGTGCATTCAGTTAAATCTCGTCATTTTACCTATCTTACTTCCGGCGGAATAGGTGGTGCCACGCGTACGAATATCGACCCTTGATGGTCGACAATTTGTCAAGGATGTTGTCCAAACTGCATGGGCTTCGCCATTTCCTGCCGATGCATACACTAAGCCACTTTCCGTCAAAGAACGTCGCTTAAAGCGATCTGCTGCAAAGAGTACCCCGCTTCCTATTTCTGCCACATCCACAGAGGCTTCAACAGATGATCGTGTCGCAAGTGATGAACATGTGGTCCATGAATCAGGCCCCCAGCCTCCGCCCGAGCGCAACTCCCGCCGGATCGATCATTTCGTCATGAATCTTCCGGCTACAGCCATCGAGTTTTTGGACGCCTTCCGGCCCGCATTTGCTTCTCTCCAAAGCCAGTACCGAGAGGAAGTAAAGGAGGTTTATGGCATTATGCCAATGGTACACGTACATTGTTTCACACGAGAGCTGGGAGAGGACAAAGCGCGCAAAGACATTATACATGTAAGCGTCCTTTGAAGGCAATGGTATCATGCTAACATCCATATCCAATAACTCTAGAGGGCTGAAGCAGCTCTCGGGCATGCGATAACCGAGAATGTAGTGGTTCATCATGTTAGAAAGGTGGCTCCCAACAAAGATATGTACTGTCTTAGTTTCCGATTACCATCCAATTTTGTCGATAGCCAAGATTAATAGTAGCATGCTAGTTATATAACGTATCTATCACCATGAACAAATTTATACATGTATTACTGTAAATGAAACCGAGGATCATATTTAATTTTACACAACAGGGATTGGCATTGCGATAGTATAGGTTGATCTCGAATTGCGAGGCAGTACGGTAATTTTCTGAGCCCCATCGGATTGCCAAGTCTCGCACGAAGGGCGGGGACCGCCTGAGTCGCTCCCAGGTTCCGCATTGATAATCGGAAGCGACAAAATACCATGCCGGAGAGGAAGTAATGTCAAATTCAACGTAAATATACTCTTGTCCTTGACACCAGATGTTAAGGATGTATAGCAGATATGACCGTATAGACTCACCTGAGCGATATATTCACCACGCTTGGGTCCATTGACAAGCCAACCAGAGTCCATATCGGATAGCACATCGTAGCGCATCATGTATTTTGTCTCTGCATCTTCTGATGAACCCGCCCAATGGAAAGATGCTTCAATTGATACGGTAATGTCTAGAGGTTGACCAGCATACATGGTAGTACTGGGAGGAAGTCGTGGGACAACTTTGACGCGGTTGACAATCTAGTTGCAAACAttaataataataaaaaagTCGTAGCGTACGCATGACTGCCTGCTTACAGTCATGAGGGGTACGTCAAAGGGCATAGTTACTGTCCGCCATTTCGACCGTTCATCCAAGGTCTCCGTCTGAGAGTTTGCATCTGTTTCTCGCATTTCCTAAAGGGACTAAGGAACGGACGAAGCAATTGAAATTGAATCACATACCTTAATTGCGTTGAGAACGGTATCAAAATCCAGTGTGATAGGTGCGTGACCAACAAGTTGCTTCGCCCACGTCTCA
The Rhizoctonia solani chromosome 8, complete sequence DNA segment above includes these coding regions:
- a CDS encoding carbohydrate esterase family 10 protein, coding for MKLSVPGISTVTNFSDKYWDATGLTSAPGAGLIPFLVTMVFWQRASALLFTCAPLINAATLSVRDTSVSSDGLLVNTASGKVQGFYNNTAHTVRAFLGVPFAAAPTGSLRFLPPQKRQRSSSTIQATSWPPSCPGLYTNDTTVYSLLPYFPIAGYDEDCLSINVWTPSTSRSKKGQLFPVNIYIYGGSFDQGGTSIPTYEATDLVANHDVVSVHINYRVTIFGNPNSPYLAAKGSSTNVGLLDQRFAIEWLQKNVAAFGGDPKRMIVFGQSAGSISAGYLPFAYPNNPIITGIGELSASILIPNAAVIMPEIAQGNFTDLATTVGCASGTDKQIFECMQKVPWKTLIDNIVGHTEKNYLFRIVADGITAFNDIPTRIAAGKLAKIPQFSGQLDHEADSLVPFSFDGINQTAADEFTYNIIVCPAVREAQLRVNAGLTTFRYRYSGVYPNLSPYPFIRAYHTSDVPMWFGAVNTVRGLKEKTTAEQKKQSAYMQGALAAFTKDPKEGLAKYGWPLYQGNKGKTLVHLDPSNSSKLVVLENPAEFDAPCGST
- a CDS encoding tRNA (guanine-N(1))-methyltransferase codes for the protein MELEPPVDRTMRDLDRAFFKKIVPVTAAQIEARRTGELLKAPVLRQHILDLPKITNVVRTSDGEEGKRLLLLGANSPDQLPSDAKEYLESKDAKLVSHSLELDYDYWTADQILRAVLPPELGEGSPTAFSINGHIAHMNLRDEYLPYRFLIGQVILDKNKAIRTVVNKLDVIDTEFRFFKMEVLAGEPEFIIKHSESNCTFTLDFSTVYWNSRLAHEHERLVDLFLKHGNNPTANDAPHQVPLIADVFAGVGPFAVPAAKRGAIVYANDLNAESTKWMEVNVKNNKVVPRVRISTLDGRQFVKDVVQTAWASPFPADAYTKPLSVKERRLKRSAAKSTPLPISATSTEASTDDRVASDEHVVHESGPQPPPERNSRRIDHFVMNLPATAIEFLDAFRPAFASLQSQYREEVKEVYGIMPMVHVHCFTRELGEDKARKDIIHRAEAALGHAITENVVVHHVRKVAPNKDMYCLSFRLPSNFVDSQD